One region of Deltaproteobacteria bacterium genomic DNA includes:
- a CDS encoding MoaD/ThiS family protein — MRIHVKFNGMPILYKTLGRKKELLFEFPGKTLRDLVQSLVRKYGMAMKKALLDSRGDVDMEIRVVLNDRNYLVEDRMNAELKEGDTLVFMGAS, encoded by the coding sequence ATGAGGATCCATGTAAAGTTCAACGGTATGCCCATTTTGTACAAGACCCTTGGCAGAAAAAAAGAACTTTTGTTCGAATTCCCCGGAAAGACTTTGAGGGATTTGGTACAAAGTCTGGTCCGGAAGTATGGAATGGCCATGAAAAAGGCCCTCCTGGACAGCAGGGGAGATGTGGATATGGAGATCAGGGTCGTCTTGAATGATCGGAACTATCTCGTGGAAGACCGCATGAACGCGGAGTTAAAAGAGGGAGACACCTTGGTTTTCATGGGTGCCTCCTGA